From a single Shewanella donghaensis genomic region:
- a CDS encoding ATP-binding cassette domain-containing protein, producing the protein MEISFDQLKAIGASNLLEIDQWLIKERQSWGVFSAHNDIGSILGDLLADVTTKGEHAQKPSIEITAGTIHKSQGVITQVSLTEQQRLLELELANDDSDFLDYADKGSTVSALIFAHCHDQTLTEKLLNELDLIALQYRGFRELSTGETRRVMLAIALAAQPDFLVLDNPYSGLDVEHRQDLTDYLSKLDIQMMVIFSREEDMPPWIDEIAIFSHGKLDSIMDKTSWNEHPVISQIKSQSKVQSELMLAIMQRHRHHTHFDNPIFELKNGKVAYSDKTIFTEVNWRIDKGQHWQVKGPNGCGKSTLLGLIFGDHPQCYSNDIHIFGKQRGSGESIWEIKKHIGMVSSALHLQYRLNCSAIDVIVSGFYDSIGLYQKASLAQQQIAEDWLTILHMSHYSKVSFKQLDYSQQRLLLIARALVKQPTLLIVDEPYQGLDYLGIRLVKNTLELIARENLSQLLYVSHYHQDSLDSIDNYLEFVADEHTGGYKAVVS; encoded by the coding sequence ATGGAAATCAGCTTCGACCAATTAAAAGCAATAGGCGCTAGCAACCTACTTGAGATTGATCAATGGCTGATTAAAGAACGCCAATCCTGGGGTGTTTTCAGTGCTCATAATGATATTGGTTCTATACTTGGTGATTTATTAGCTGATGTGACAACAAAGGGTGAGCACGCACAAAAACCGAGCATTGAAATTACTGCTGGAACCATTCACAAAAGCCAAGGGGTTATTACTCAAGTTTCACTCACCGAGCAACAAAGATTATTAGAGCTTGAACTTGCCAATGATGACAGTGATTTTTTAGATTATGCCGATAAAGGCAGTACCGTAAGCGCATTAATATTCGCTCATTGTCATGATCAAACCTTAACCGAAAAGCTGCTTAACGAACTTGATTTAATTGCGCTTCAATACCGAGGCTTTCGTGAGCTTTCCACTGGCGAAACCCGCAGAGTCATGCTTGCTATCGCGCTGGCTGCACAACCCGACTTCTTGGTGCTAGATAACCCCTATTCAGGGCTCGATGTTGAGCATCGTCAAGATTTAACTGACTATTTGAGTAAACTGGATATTCAGATGATGGTGATCTTCTCTCGAGAAGAAGATATGCCGCCATGGATTGATGAGATTGCTATTTTCAGCCACGGCAAACTCGATAGCATTATGGATAAGACTAGTTGGAATGAGCACCCGGTCATTAGCCAGATAAAATCTCAATCGAAAGTGCAAAGTGAGCTTATGCTGGCAATCATGCAGCGCCATCGTCACCACACCCACTTTGACAACCCAATATTTGAACTTAAAAATGGCAAGGTCGCTTACAGTGATAAAACCATTTTTACCGAGGTCAATTGGCGAATCGATAAAGGCCAACATTGGCAAGTTAAAGGCCCAAATGGTTGCGGTAAAAGTACTTTATTAGGGCTCATTTTTGGCGACCACCCACAATGCTACAGTAATGATATTCATATCTTTGGTAAGCAACGCGGTAGTGGCGAAAGTATTTGGGAAATTAAAAAGCATATCGGCATGGTATCGTCAGCCTTACACCTGCAGTATCGGCTAAATTGTAGCGCGATAGATGTGATTGTTTCTGGGTTTTATGACTCCATAGGTTTGTATCAAAAAGCCAGCCTAGCGCAGCAACAAATAGCTGAAGATTGGCTGACGATTTTACATATGTCGCACTACAGTAAAGTATCGTTCAAACAACTGGATTACAGCCAACAACGACTACTGTTAATTGCTAGAGCTTTAGTCAAACAACCGACATTATTGATTGTAGATGAGCCCTATCAAGGGCTGGATTATCTCGGTATTCGTTTAGTCAAAAATACCCTTGAGCTGATTGCTCGAGAAAATCTCAGCCAGCTGCTGTATGTCTCCCATTACCACCAAGATAGCTTAGACAGTATTGATAACTACCTTGAGTTTGTTGCTGATGAGCATACCGGTGGATACAAAGCCGTGGTCAGTTAA
- a CDS encoding tRNA-uridine aminocarboxypropyltransferase yields MSRVYCQKCAYPQSACICNSVTRIKAKTDVIVLQHPSEVEHAKNTVKLLCLSLPQTQVVVGETAEDFAELRQALEKSHRAVYLVYPSENSQNAASSSVPNDCTILLIDGTWRKAFKMLQLNPWLLALPALHIEFEGVSQYRIRKAKRSDSLSTLEATAYTLQAIDSSLDINPLFDVFDAMVQHKLNAMPAEVRARYADSSDTIKNNTNINNSVKNKEK; encoded by the coding sequence ATGAGTAGAGTTTATTGTCAAAAATGCGCTTATCCGCAGTCCGCCTGTATATGTAATAGCGTGACAAGGATAAAGGCTAAAACTGATGTGATAGTGCTACAGCACCCGTCAGAAGTTGAACATGCAAAAAATACCGTTAAGCTATTGTGCTTGTCGTTACCCCAAACCCAAGTTGTGGTGGGTGAAACTGCTGAGGATTTTGCTGAATTACGGCAGGCTTTGGAAAAAAGTCATCGCGCTGTATATCTGGTCTATCCAAGTGAAAATAGTCAGAACGCTGCAAGCTCTTCTGTGCCGAATGATTGCACCATATTATTAATTGACGGTACCTGGCGCAAAGCATTCAAAATGTTGCAGCTTAACCCCTGGTTACTCGCTCTGCCTGCATTGCATATTGAATTTGAAGGCGTTTCACAATATCGTATTAGAAAGGCTAAGCGCAGCGACAGTTTGTCGACACTTGAAGCGACAGCTTATACTTTACAAGCTATTGACAGCTCACTGGATATTAACCCGTTATTTGATGTATTTGATGCCATGGTGCAGCATAAGCTGAATGCGATGCCTGCTGAGGTGCGTGCCCGTTACGCTGATAGTTCAGATACAATTAAGAACAATACCAATATCAACAACAGTGTCAAAAACAAGGAAAAGTAA
- a CDS encoding putative porin codes for MIRSKLSLAVMLYLASTAAFAAEATSSTNQSADSTFHHEAEIGFLDTSENSDGLASAKYSYYFQGVKQNDAPYELATFLSQSSVISARYAMTEHQDLYELSGEYVFDSKFFVGGGYSRLSTERNWGPNTDLDTYELKAGYYFNPHAKFTLSYQTNSDSDSEHRSNDVYGDYNRDSSEDYDGFALEYQHYLPFESTSGLMLTATGIYVKTDSKDIKKYDTIYINDADEVVEGVIESTGEQTEKATGLAINADWYITNSWSVGGGYQYLNYDRKSSYSYSQETVDKTSEDNTNYSDSDSRNIYTLNTSYFWHFSKYVSARAAIEQIFIDSDSGTSVGIALNGRF; via the coding sequence ATGATTCGTAGCAAGTTATCACTCGCCGTGATGCTTTATCTCGCTAGCACTGCCGCTTTTGCCGCTGAAGCAACTTCATCAACTAACCAAAGCGCTGACAGCACATTTCATCACGAAGCTGAAATTGGCTTTCTCGACACCAGTGAAAACTCTGATGGTTTAGCTAGCGCTAAATATAGTTATTATTTTCAAGGGGTCAAGCAAAATGACGCCCCTTATGAACTGGCGACATTCTTAAGCCAATCTTCTGTGATTTCAGCACGCTATGCTATGACTGAACACCAAGACCTATATGAACTTTCTGGCGAATATGTATTTGACTCAAAATTCTTTGTTGGTGGGGGTTATTCTCGTCTATCAACAGAACGCAACTGGGGACCAAATACTGATTTAGATACTTATGAACTCAAAGCAGGTTATTATTTTAACCCACACGCTAAATTTACCTTGTCATATCAGACCAATTCAGACTCTGACTCTGAACATAGATCTAATGATGTTTACGGTGATTATAACCGAGATTCAAGTGAAGATTATGATGGTTTCGCATTAGAATATCAGCATTATTTACCGTTCGAATCCACATCAGGTCTGATGTTAACAGCTACTGGTATCTATGTAAAAACTGATTCTAAAGACATCAAAAAATACGATACTATTTATATAAATGATGCTGATGAGGTTGTTGAGGGCGTGATTGAAAGTACCGGAGAACAAACTGAAAAAGCAACGGGCCTAGCCATTAATGCTGATTGGTATATTACTAATTCATGGTCTGTTGGTGGTGGATATCAGTATTTAAATTATGATAGAAAAAGTTCATATAGCTATTCCCAAGAAACGGTAGATAAGACATCTGAGGACAATACCAACTATAGTGACTCCGACAGTCGCAATATTTATACACTCAACACTAGTTACTTTTGGCATTTTTCTAAATACGTTTCAGCCAGAGCTGCTATTGAGCAGATCTTTATCGATAGCGATTCAGGTACTAGCGTTGGTATCGCCCTTAACGGCCGATTCTAA
- a CDS encoding multidrug effflux MFS transporter: protein MRRNLLPILMFMVLLSPLAIDIYLPSMPTMALEYGVSGSQIQSTLVLFLFAMGVGQILIGPLADRFGRRPIALFGIILYGVSSIIGAMAKEFEILQLARVLQGLAACSTSIVVFSAVRDCYSSKDSVKMYSYLNGAICVIPALAPTLGGLLALQFGWRSTFIFMALYAIIVLAIVIFKFPETRPENTDISGKLYRWGRYKPVLSDPHFLFYASACMVAMASILTYVSYSPMWLIGHLGLNELEFSGLFGLNAAVNIAACFAAPVLVKHIGNRPGVVVALSMMLLAAVLEVVMQLVGPDSGLAAGFAFMLPMMLLCIGFAVLLGPATSMALSAFGERAGTAAAMLGCIQMSGASLLTALVQMTSLTAPYAVAILMGGLSLVLLIMMSFKSLNHLHVEQVHS from the coding sequence ATGAGACGTAACTTGCTGCCGATACTGATGTTTATGGTGCTTCTTAGCCCATTAGCTATCGATATATATTTACCCTCTATGCCGACGATGGCGTTGGAGTATGGTGTCAGCGGCAGCCAAATTCAGTCGACACTGGTATTATTTTTGTTTGCTATGGGTGTAGGGCAAATTCTCATTGGGCCATTGGCTGATCGTTTTGGCCGCAGACCTATAGCGCTGTTTGGTATTATTTTATATGGCGTGAGTAGCATCATAGGTGCAATGGCGAAAGAGTTTGAAATACTGCAACTGGCTAGAGTGCTGCAAGGTCTGGCTGCTTGTTCAACCTCAATCGTGGTGTTTAGTGCGGTGCGAGATTGTTATAGCAGTAAAGATAGCGTCAAAATGTACAGTTATTTAAACGGTGCTATTTGTGTGATACCTGCGCTAGCACCGACTTTAGGTGGTTTATTGGCATTACAATTCGGTTGGCGTTCAACGTTCATCTTTATGGCTTTATACGCCATTATCGTTTTGGCCATTGTCATCTTTAAATTCCCAGAAACACGCCCTGAAAACACCGATATTAGCGGTAAGCTATATCGATGGGGTCGTTATAAGCCTGTATTAAGCGATCCGCATTTCTTGTTTTATGCCAGTGCTTGTATGGTTGCTATGGCATCAATTTTAACTTATGTCTCTTATTCGCCGATGTGGTTAATTGGACATTTAGGGCTCAATGAACTTGAGTTTAGTGGCTTATTTGGCTTAAACGCAGCAGTGAATATAGCAGCTTGTTTTGCGGCGCCAGTACTGGTTAAACATATTGGTAATCGACCTGGTGTCGTAGTGGCACTATCGATGATGTTATTAGCTGCCGTGCTCGAAGTTGTGATGCAATTAGTTGGACCTGATAGCGGTTTAGCGGCCGGTTTTGCCTTTATGTTGCCAATGATGCTGTTATGCATTGGTTTTGCGGTATTACTTGGCCCAGCAACAAGCATGGCACTTTCAGCCTTTGGTGAACGAGCAGGCACTGCAGCGGCAATGTTAGGTTGTATTCAAATGAGTGGTGCTTCATTGCTTACAGCCTTGGTACAAATGACCAGTCTCACAGCGCCTTATGCTGTGGCCATATTAATGGGCGGTTTGTCACTCGTGCTATTAATCATGATGTCTTTTAAAAGCTTAAACCATTTACATGTTGAACAGGTTCACTCATAA
- a CDS encoding LysR family transcriptional regulator, protein MNIDNLAKIDLNLLVILQVLLEEQSVTRAASRLHLSQSALSKSLNRLRVTLDDPLFQRTAHGLKPTAHAVNLAQQLPLLLQSLHQIVQPPSFIPASSHQHFSFAMVESAYETLLPYFIGTILHDAPNLKLDSYVWNEKSMQDLQLGQIDFGIAGRDTHPQADFKKEQLPDGIKYQTLFKDKQVCLVRQDHPILEKINAGHWDRELYLQMAHVQVRCEGNDWWALDYHLADQNLHRRISSTVPDFYGAASICAHSDLIFTLPSSFASHAALLYPLVEIPLPFSFIPMAYVLLWHERNSEAPGHLWLRNIICGSVAKAIKQTSTVQIIDKNE, encoded by the coding sequence ATGAATATTGATAATCTCGCTAAAATTGACTTAAACCTGTTAGTTATTCTGCAAGTATTGCTTGAAGAGCAAAGTGTCACCCGCGCAGCAAGTCGCTTGCATTTAAGTCAGTCAGCTTTAAGTAAAAGTCTCAATCGCTTGCGAGTGACATTAGATGACCCTTTATTTCAGCGCACCGCGCATGGTTTAAAACCCACTGCTCATGCTGTTAATCTGGCACAACAATTACCGCTGTTATTACAAAGCTTGCATCAAATCGTTCAACCACCGAGTTTTATACCCGCTTCCAGTCATCAGCATTTTTCATTTGCGATGGTAGAGAGTGCCTATGAAACATTATTGCCTTATTTTATCGGTACAATTTTACACGATGCACCCAATTTAAAATTGGATTCATATGTGTGGAATGAAAAATCAATGCAAGACCTGCAGCTGGGTCAAATCGATTTTGGTATTGCTGGACGTGATACACATCCCCAAGCTGACTTTAAGAAAGAACAATTACCGGATGGGATTAAATATCAAACGTTATTTAAGGATAAGCAGGTGTGCCTTGTCAGGCAAGATCATCCCATACTGGAAAAGATCAATGCAGGCCATTGGGATAGAGAACTGTATTTGCAAATGGCGCATGTGCAGGTCCGCTGTGAAGGCAATGATTGGTGGGCACTGGATTACCACTTAGCCGACCAAAATTTGCATCGTCGCATTAGCTCAACCGTACCTGATTTTTACGGTGCGGCCAGCATATGTGCTCATAGTGATCTGATTTTTACGCTGCCTTCCAGTTTCGCAAGCCATGCGGCATTACTCTATCCATTGGTAGAAATCCCCTTACCGTTTTCATTTATACCCATGGCGTATGTGCTGCTTTGGCATGAGCGAAATAGCGAAGCGCCTGGACATTTGTGGCTTCGAAATATTATTTGCGGCAGTGTTGCTAAGGCAATAAAGCAAACATCGACGGTGCAAATAATCGATAAAAATGAGTAA
- a CDS encoding tetratricopeptide repeat protein — protein sequence MLNDIELIGSFSPDIVDDYTKAKSYVRDIPTQALVFVRSFTHQVTSLLAAKKSVKFTSPNLYDRIEQLNRLRLIDVPTTRALHRLRSDGNRGAHPEKYHLTQVQLVTLAEKTIRNILSLIEILYPKYHRKPVPEYKFQAFDSYAGRELCYQAVMHNDPQAQYLVGLSLKSKALMQQEQEQSLDKSEQKSESESSFKQATYWFKLASAQHQQALFEYGVALLHGYSGSKNAVKGEQIIAQAAEAGVIEAKALLGFFYLVGSEHFDLDMDLAAKWLEQAALAENAEAMSNLGVLYYQQQDLSNAFEWINKAAQAGYPHAQYHLALMLNNGDGCDVDANASEHWLAEAAEQGQLDAMFTRAQHMLNDDSGLGIDTSLAERYLRDVIKFGQNVPAMIELSVALADGVLGRIDVVESASLLKLAKQDANDQQTAIIDPIWHSLQIQIENVIGLSPSAEELKSLQHAQHILT from the coding sequence GTGTTAAATGATATCGAGCTGATAGGCAGCTTCTCTCCTGACATTGTTGACGATTACACTAAAGCTAAAAGCTATGTACGGGATATTCCTACCCAGGCTTTGGTTTTTGTTCGAAGCTTTACCCATCAAGTGACCTCACTGCTTGCTGCTAAGAAGTCGGTTAAGTTCACTAGCCCCAATTTATATGACCGCATTGAGCAGTTAAATCGGCTGCGTTTGATTGATGTACCCACAACTCGAGCTTTGCATCGTTTGCGCAGTGACGGCAATCGTGGTGCACATCCTGAAAAGTACCATCTAACGCAAGTGCAGTTGGTGACATTAGCTGAAAAAACCATTCGTAATATCCTGTCGCTGATTGAGATTTTATACCCCAAATATCATCGAAAGCCCGTTCCTGAATATAAATTCCAAGCTTTTGACTCTTATGCTGGCCGTGAGTTGTGCTACCAAGCTGTGATGCATAATGATCCTCAAGCTCAATATTTAGTGGGCCTATCGCTTAAGTCGAAAGCGTTAATGCAGCAAGAACAAGAGCAATCATTAGATAAAAGCGAACAAAAATCAGAGTCTGAAAGCAGTTTCAAGCAGGCCACTTATTGGTTTAAGCTCGCATCGGCTCAGCATCAACAAGCATTATTTGAGTATGGCGTAGCCTTACTGCATGGGTATAGCGGGTCAAAGAATGCAGTCAAAGGCGAACAAATTATTGCGCAAGCAGCAGAAGCTGGCGTCATTGAAGCAAAAGCATTATTGGGCTTTTTCTATTTAGTTGGCTCTGAGCATTTTGACCTTGATATGGATCTTGCGGCTAAGTGGCTTGAACAAGCCGCGCTGGCTGAAAATGCTGAAGCGATGTCGAATTTGGGCGTGCTGTACTATCAACAGCAAGATTTAAGCAACGCATTTGAGTGGATTAATAAAGCGGCGCAAGCGGGTTATCCCCATGCACAATATCATCTGGCATTAATGCTTAATAATGGTGATGGATGTGATGTTGATGCTAACGCCAGTGAGCATTGGCTCGCAGAAGCAGCAGAACAAGGTCAACTTGATGCCATGTTTACTCGAGCGCAGCATATGCTTAATGACGATTCGGGTTTAGGTATTGATACCAGTTTAGCTGAGCGTTATTTACGTGATGTGATTAAATTCGGCCAGAATGTCCCAGCAATGATTGAGCTTAGTGTGGCGCTGGCAGATGGCGTGCTAGGCCGTATTGATGTGGTTGAGTCAGCTTCGTTGCTCAAGTTAGCAAAACAAGATGCCAATGATCAACAAACAGCAATCATCGATCCCATATGGCACTCTCTGCAGATTCAAATCGAAAATGTTATTGGTTTAAGTCCAAGTGCTGAAGAATTGAAATCATTGCAACATGCTCAACATATACTGACGTAG
- a CDS encoding DUF2780 domain-containing protein, translating to MKMTPAVSLLLAAFAVTTPAQAGWLDSIFGSEEKKVEKVETATEAQSADLVGNVMSQLGLTKDQAQGGLGSLLSLAQSNLGDSDFSQISDSIPGTDALLAAVPALSSDSGMSGLLSQAGDLGKSLEGASMVYDTFEALGIKKEYVGPMIDIAKSYLDTNGTEGTVDMLMKGLSSIM from the coding sequence ATGAAAATGACGCCAGCAGTAAGTCTTTTATTAGCAGCATTTGCAGTAACTACACCCGCTCAAGCTGGGTGGTTAGATAGTATATTTGGTAGTGAAGAGAAAAAAGTAGAAAAAGTTGAAACTGCCACTGAAGCTCAGTCAGCTGATTTAGTCGGCAATGTGATGTCGCAACTTGGTCTAACCAAAGATCAAGCTCAAGGTGGCTTAGGTTCTCTTTTAAGCCTAGCACAATCGAACTTAGGCGATTCTGACTTCAGCCAGATTTCAGATAGCATTCCAGGTACAGACGCTTTATTAGCTGCAGTACCAGCACTTTCATCTGACTCTGGGATGTCAGGTTTATTGTCTCAAGCAGGCGACTTAGGTAAGTCACTTGAAGGAGCAAGCATGGTATATGACACATTTGAAGCTTTGGGTATTAAGAAAGAATATGTTGGCCCAATGATTGATATTGCTAAGTCTTATTTAGATACTAACGGTACTGAAGGTACGGTTGATATGTTAATGAAAGGCTTAAGTTCAATCATGTAA
- a CDS encoding tellurite resistance TerB family protein, with product MIAKLKQFLQSHTQAITPEDKAHQFNLAAASLLLEVMYADETLDEQEVAMLPTMLTTNLGLSLEAANDLIREAKLVQGNSISLFEFTAEINNQCTIEQKQKLLLCMWKLAYSDGKLCRNEDQIIRRTADLLYLKHSEVIQMRNIAMEQR from the coding sequence ATGATCGCGAAACTCAAACAGTTCTTACAATCTCATACCCAAGCAATCACCCCAGAAGATAAAGCACATCAATTTAATCTTGCGGCTGCCAGCTTACTACTTGAAGTCATGTATGCAGATGAAACCCTTGATGAGCAAGAAGTTGCGATGTTACCGACGATGCTTACAACGAACCTAGGCTTAAGCCTAGAGGCTGCCAATGATCTCATTCGTGAGGCAAAATTAGTGCAAGGAAATTCAATATCTCTTTTTGAATTTACCGCCGAGATCAACAATCAATGCACCATTGAGCAGAAACAGAAGCTACTACTTTGCATGTGGAAGTTGGCCTATTCAGACGGAAAACTGTGCCGAAATGAAGATCAGATTATTCGCCGTACCGCTGATTTACTCTATTTAAAGCACAGCGAAGTGATTCAAATGCGCAATATCGCCATGGAGCAACGTTAA
- the yjeH gene encoding L-methionine/branched-chain amino acid transporter, with translation MNQITGTIGRWQGAGLMATTLLGTGVFILPQMTIEVANSGALLAWIILTIAILPVAVVFGLLASRFPHAAGPAYFIEKAFGKTAGRTIGLLFLLVIPIGAPAAILMTFQFMDALVSMTGLAQLAAEISIVGLLLLLNYRGIQVSAKLQFALTIAIVAVVAVLFGSSGANVDQLDSMTDFAKPEVSSVMLAMGIGFWSFLGIEAMTHLANDFRQPEKDMLPAMMIGTVLVGIIYLVCTLLLLMVPTEVEGLAMIYAFNSLLSGFGVPAIGAQVIGVLGIASGLATVNVYCASAARLLWSFSKEGVLPKYFDKLNPHGVPLRALVTILASMVVVIVLTFVTEQKLEDLIAWSNGVFVIIYLLTMWSAAKLLSKRYLPLVIGGSVFCIGVGYALEENMLYSFILVVTVAPFMYWQKNHLNRKALVNT, from the coding sequence ATGAATCAAATTACAGGAACGATAGGGCGCTGGCAAGGTGCCGGGTTGATGGCCACCACTTTGTTGGGGACAGGTGTGTTTATACTGCCTCAAATGACCATTGAAGTAGCAAATAGTGGTGCTTTACTGGCTTGGATTATACTTACCATCGCCATTTTGCCTGTTGCAGTGGTATTTGGATTATTAGCCAGCCGTTTTCCCCATGCTGCAGGGCCTGCCTATTTTATTGAAAAAGCTTTTGGTAAAACCGCAGGACGTACTATTGGTTTGTTATTTCTATTAGTGATTCCAATAGGTGCGCCAGCGGCTATTTTGATGACATTTCAATTTATGGATGCATTGGTCTCCATGACTGGCTTAGCGCAACTTGCCGCTGAGATATCCATTGTGGGTTTACTATTACTGCTTAACTATCGTGGTATTCAAGTGTCGGCCAAATTGCAGTTTGCTTTAACGATTGCCATTGTAGCCGTGGTAGCAGTGTTATTTGGCAGTAGTGGCGCTAACGTAGATCAATTAGATTCGATGACAGACTTTGCCAAACCTGAAGTATCAAGTGTGATGCTGGCTATGGGAATTGGCTTTTGGAGCTTTTTAGGTATTGAAGCGATGACGCATTTAGCTAATGATTTTCGTCAACCTGAAAAGGATATGTTACCTGCAATGATGATCGGCACTGTGCTGGTGGGCATTATCTACTTGGTGTGCACGTTATTATTATTAATGGTGCCAACAGAAGTTGAAGGTTTGGCAATGATCTACGCATTTAATAGCCTACTCAGTGGTTTTGGTGTTCCAGCTATCGGTGCGCAAGTGATTGGGGTACTGGGTATTGCCAGTGGGTTGGCTACCGTTAATGTGTATTGCGCCAGTGCAGCTCGATTATTGTGGAGCTTTAGTAAAGAAGGTGTGCTGCCAAAGTATTTTGACAAGCTAAACCCACATGGTGTGCCTTTACGGGCATTAGTGACTATTTTAGCAAGCATGGTGGTGGTTATTGTGCTGACTTTTGTTACCGAGCAGAAACTGGAAGACCTAATTGCCTGGAGTAATGGTGTGTTCGTCATTATCTATTTGCTGACAATGTGGTCAGCAGCCAAGTTACTCAGTAAACGCTATTTACCTTTGGTTATTGGTGGTAGTGTCTTTTGTATTGGTGTGGGCTATGCGCTTGAAGAGAACATGTTGTACTCATTTATTTTGGTGGTGACCGTCGCGCCATTTATGTATTGGCAAAAAAATCATTTAAATCGAAAGGCGCTCGTTAATACTTAA
- a CDS encoding Lrp/AsnC family transcriptional regulator has translation MDKFDQLIINALRHDARQSISNIAEQVSLSRSAVTERIKKLEQSGVIRGYQVLLSESQKEGVLAYFEIQHERANCGEVVHVFHAIPEVITCQGITGEMDLLVYVNAPSMKRLHQIREYIDAQDDIIKIKTHVVMSEWINNQPSN, from the coding sequence TTGGATAAGTTCGATCAACTAATCATTAATGCACTACGCCACGATGCTCGCCAAAGCATTTCAAACATTGCCGAGCAAGTCAGCTTATCCCGCAGCGCTGTCACTGAACGCATTAAAAAGCTCGAACAGTCGGGTGTGATCCGTGGCTATCAAGTGTTATTGAGTGAGTCGCAAAAAGAAGGGGTTTTGGCGTATTTCGAAATCCAGCATGAGCGCGCAAACTGTGGTGAAGTTGTCCATGTTTTTCACGCAATTCCCGAGGTCATTACTTGCCAAGGCATCACTGGGGAAATGGATTTATTGGTTTACGTGAATGCACCTTCTATGAAGCGCCTACACCAAATACGAGAATACATTGATGCCCAAGATGACATCATTAAAATTAAAACCCATGTCGTTATGAGTGAATGGATTAATAACCAGCCAAGCAATTAA